One segment of Corynebacterium atrinae DNA contains the following:
- a CDS encoding sulfate adenylyltransferase subunit 1 yields the protein MNASTLIATRETLRLCTAGSVDDGKSTFVGRLLHDTKSVLADQLASVEATSADRGFDGIDLSLLVDGLRAEREQGITIDVAYRYFATDQRTFILADTPGHVQYTRNTVTGMSTSQVVVLLVDARHGVVEQTVRHLTVAALLGVRTVILAVNKIDLVDYSESVFRDIEASFSAAADRLGVADTHVVPISALRGDNVAEKSTAMPWYTGPTVLSLLEEVEVTRGRAHELDLRFPIQWVIREHASDYRGYAGRVESGSVRVGSTVSLPHGRSSEVIGIDSPDGAVEEAVAGDSVTLLLADDVDLARGDLISGAERPAEVRHFAATVVGLTDKPLRAGAPVKVRYGTSLVRGRIASLDRLLDIDEVADVDAPESFQLNDIAHLSVETAAELPIDGYAARGAIGSFLLIDPANGATLAAGLVGTRLRRQP from the coding sequence ATGAACGCCTCCACCCTCATCGCCACCCGCGAAACCCTGCGCCTGTGCACCGCCGGCTCCGTCGACGACGGAAAGTCCACCTTCGTCGGCCGCCTCCTTCACGACACGAAGTCCGTCCTGGCCGACCAGCTCGCCTCCGTCGAGGCCACCTCCGCCGATCGCGGTTTCGACGGCATCGACCTGTCCTTGCTGGTCGACGGCCTCCGCGCCGAACGCGAGCAGGGCATCACCATCGACGTCGCCTACCGCTACTTCGCCACTGACCAGCGCACGTTCATCCTCGCCGACACGCCCGGCCACGTGCAGTACACCCGCAACACGGTCACCGGCATGTCGACGTCCCAGGTGGTGGTCCTGCTTGTCGACGCCCGCCATGGCGTCGTCGAGCAGACCGTCCGCCACCTGACAGTGGCCGCCCTGCTCGGTGTTCGCACCGTCATTTTGGCGGTGAACAAGATAGATCTGGTCGACTACTCCGAGTCCGTGTTCCGGGACATCGAGGCATCGTTTTCCGCGGCGGCCGATCGCCTCGGAGTGGCCGATACCCACGTCGTGCCCATCTCCGCGCTGCGGGGCGACAACGTGGCCGAGAAATCCACCGCGATGCCCTGGTACACCGGACCGACCGTGCTGTCCCTGCTCGAAGAGGTGGAGGTGACTCGCGGCCGGGCGCACGAGCTCGACCTGCGTTTCCCCATCCAATGGGTCATCCGCGAGCACGCCAGCGACTACCGCGGCTACGCCGGGCGCGTCGAATCCGGATCGGTCCGCGTGGGCTCGACGGTGAGCCTGCCCCACGGCCGGTCGAGCGAGGTCATTGGCATCGATTCCCCTGATGGCGCGGTCGAAGAGGCCGTGGCGGGGGACTCGGTCACCCTCCTGCTCGCCGACGACGTCGACCTCGCCCGAGGCGACCTCATCTCCGGTGCCGAGCGCCCCGCAGAAGTGCGCCACTTCGCGGCCACCGTCGTCGGGTTGACCGACAAGCCGCTGCGCGCCGGGGCCCCGGTGAAGGTCCGCTACGGCACCTCGCTCGTGCGCGGCCGCATCGCCTCCCTCGACCGGCTGCTGGACATCGACGAAGTGGCAGATGTTGATGCTCCGGAGTCCTTCCAGCTCAACGACATCGCCCACCTCAGCGTCGAGACAGCCGCTGAGCTGCCCATTGATGGCTACGCCGCACGCGGGGCCATCGGCAGTTTCCTGCTCATCGACCCCGCCAACGGCGCCACCCTGGCCGCCGGCCTCGTGGGCACCCGGCTCAGGAGGCAGCCATGA
- the cysD gene encoding sulfate adenylyltransferase subunit CysD, with product MTTAIATQRLSPHLKDLENESIHILREVAGQFDKIGLLFSGGKDSCVVLELARRAFAPAAVPLELLHVDTGHNFPEVISFRDRLVEQTGARLRVAHVQDWIDRGDLHERPDGTRNPLQTVPLVQTIAERGYDAVLGGARRDEERARAKERVFSVRDSFGGWDPRRQRPELWSLYNGAKLPGENIRVFPISNWTEADVWEYIGARNIELPSIYFAHEREVFQRDGMWLTPGPWGGPRRGEEVETRRVRYRTVGDMSCTGAIESVATTIDEILAEIATSTLTERGATRADDRLSESAMEDRKKEGYF from the coding sequence ATGACCACTGCGATTGCCACCCAAAGACTTTCCCCTCACCTCAAGGACTTGGAAAACGAGTCCATCCACATCCTCCGGGAGGTGGCCGGCCAGTTCGACAAGATCGGCCTGCTGTTCTCCGGCGGCAAAGACTCCTGCGTGGTGCTGGAGCTCGCCCGCCGCGCGTTCGCCCCCGCCGCCGTGCCGTTGGAATTGCTGCACGTGGATACGGGCCACAACTTCCCCGAGGTCATTTCCTTCCGCGATCGCCTCGTCGAGCAGACCGGGGCGCGGCTGCGGGTCGCGCACGTCCAGGACTGGATCGACCGCGGTGACCTGCACGAACGCCCGGACGGTACCCGCAACCCGCTGCAGACCGTTCCCCTGGTGCAGACCATCGCCGAGCGCGGCTACGACGCCGTCCTCGGTGGTGCCCGCCGCGACGAGGAGCGCGCCCGCGCCAAGGAGCGCGTGTTCTCCGTGCGGGATTCCTTCGGCGGCTGGGACCCGCGCCGCCAACGCCCTGAGCTGTGGAGCCTCTACAACGGGGCGAAGCTGCCCGGCGAGAACATCCGCGTGTTCCCCATCTCCAATTGGACCGAAGCGGACGTGTGGGAGTACATCGGTGCCCGCAACATTGAGCTGCCGTCGATCTATTTCGCCCACGAGCGGGAGGTATTCCAGCGCGATGGCATGTGGCTGACCCCGGGGCCGTGGGGTGGCCCGCGGCGCGGCGAAGAGGTGGAAACCCGCCGGGTCCGCTACCGCACGGTCGGCGACATGTCCTGCACCGGCGCGATCGAATCCGTCGCCACCACGATCGATGAGATCCTCGCCGAGATCGCCACCTCCACCCTCACTGAGCGCGGCGCCACGCGGGCCGATGACCGCCTCAGCGAATCCGCCATGGAAGACCGCAAGAAAGAGGGATACTTCTGA
- a CDS encoding sulfite exporter TauE/SafE family protein, with product MKTLILIALAGLAAQLVDGGLGMGFGATSTTILILLAGLGPAQASAVVHVAELGTTFVSGVSHWRFGNVDWRVVFRLAIPGALGAFAGATVLSSLSTDAARPLTAAILAAIGFNLIWRFSRGRVRHSVNAQPHCTGFLGGLGLFGGFIDASGGGGWGPVTTSTLLSLGRTEPRRVVGTVNTAEFLVTLGATLGFVLGLWEELVANFPAVLALLIGGTIAAPLAAWLVTRLNPVALGGIVGTLLLLLNLPVVLNFLSATQPLVWSLQAVTLVLGLALTGVGVQRARRNQLDAAVVTGVKEHPSSETVRV from the coding sequence ATGAAAACGCTCATCCTCATCGCCCTGGCAGGCCTCGCTGCCCAGCTTGTCGACGGGGGCCTCGGCATGGGCTTCGGCGCGACCTCCACCACCATCCTCATCCTCCTCGCCGGGCTCGGCCCCGCGCAGGCCTCCGCGGTCGTGCACGTCGCCGAACTGGGCACGACGTTCGTCTCTGGCGTCAGCCACTGGCGCTTCGGCAACGTTGATTGGCGGGTGGTCTTCCGCCTCGCCATCCCCGGCGCCCTGGGAGCCTTCGCCGGTGCCACCGTCCTATCCTCCCTGTCCACCGATGCCGCGCGTCCCCTCACCGCGGCCATCCTTGCCGCAATTGGGTTCAACCTCATCTGGCGCTTCTCCCGCGGCCGGGTCCGCCACTCCGTCAACGCCCAACCCCACTGCACCGGCTTCCTCGGCGGTCTGGGCTTGTTCGGCGGCTTTATCGATGCCTCCGGCGGGGGCGGTTGGGGGCCGGTGACCACCTCGACGCTGCTCTCGCTCGGGCGGACGGAGCCGCGCCGGGTCGTGGGCACCGTCAACACCGCGGAGTTCCTGGTCACCCTGGGGGCGACCCTCGGCTTCGTGTTGGGCCTGTGGGAGGAACTCGTGGCCAATTTCCCGGCCGTGCTCGCCCTCCTCATCGGCGGCACCATCGCGGCCCCACTGGCGGCCTGGTTGGTTACCCGCCTCAACCCGGTCGCACTGGGCGGGATCGTGGGCACGCTGCTGTTGCTGCTTAACCTGCCGGTGGTGCTAAATTTCCTCTCCGCGACGCAGCCGCTGGTGTGGTCACTCCAAGCGGTCACCCTGGTCCTCGGCCTGGCCTTGACGGGAGTGGGTGTGCAGCGGGCCCGCCGAAATCAGCTCGACGCGGCGGTGGTTACGGGCGTGAAGGAGCATCCCAGCAGTGAGACCGTGAGAGTTTAA
- a CDS encoding FAD-dependent oxidoreductase — protein MSSLNVAVIGAGPAGIYASDLLVRNSEHEVHIDLFEQMPAPFGLIRYGVAPDHPRIKGIITSLHKVLDKPEIRLLGNVTIGTDITIEELREYYDAVVIATGAVRDRPLTIPGVDTTGSFGAADLVGSYDGNPRFSRDWDLSAEQVAVIGVGNVGLDAARVLAKTADELLVTEISDNVYESLSRNAAKEVHIFGRRGPAQAKFTPQELKELDHSPTINVVVSPEDIDYDAASEEARRASKSQDLVCTILEQYAIREPKDAPHTLQIHFFESPVEILHYGGRVVGLRTERTELDGTGNVRGTGSFTDWPVQAVYRAVGYESDPLPGLPFDPEAAVIPNDGGHILHTPGGTPVPGLYATGWIKRGPIGLIGNTKSDAKQTTDMLLADATAGQLTAPTYAESSAIIELLDSRGVDYTTWEGWYQLDAAERALGESSGVPGRERKKIVEWDEMVTHARAVGVTT, from the coding sequence ATGAGCTCACTCAACGTTGCCGTCATCGGAGCCGGTCCCGCCGGCATCTATGCGTCCGACCTCCTCGTGCGAAACAGCGAGCACGAAGTCCACATCGATCTCTTCGAGCAGATGCCCGCGCCGTTCGGACTCATCCGCTACGGAGTCGCGCCGGATCATCCACGCATTAAGGGCATCATCACCTCGCTCCACAAGGTGCTGGACAAGCCGGAGATTCGCCTGCTGGGCAACGTCACCATCGGCACGGACATCACCATCGAGGAGCTGCGCGAATATTACGATGCCGTCGTCATTGCCACCGGCGCCGTACGCGATCGCCCCCTCACCATCCCGGGTGTCGACACCACCGGTTCCTTTGGCGCCGCCGATCTCGTCGGCTCCTACGACGGCAACCCTCGATTCAGCCGCGACTGGGACCTCTCGGCCGAACAGGTTGCGGTCATTGGGGTCGGCAATGTCGGGCTCGATGCGGCCCGCGTCCTCGCTAAGACTGCCGACGAGCTGTTGGTCACCGAGATCTCCGACAACGTCTACGAGTCCCTCTCCCGCAACGCCGCCAAGGAGGTGCATATCTTCGGCCGACGCGGCCCGGCCCAGGCAAAGTTCACCCCGCAGGAACTCAAGGAACTCGACCACTCCCCCACCATCAACGTCGTCGTAAGTCCCGAAGACATTGACTACGACGCCGCCTCCGAGGAGGCCCGCCGCGCTTCTAAGTCGCAGGACCTGGTGTGCACCATCCTCGAGCAATACGCGATCCGCGAGCCCAAGGACGCCCCGCATACCCTGCAGATCCACTTCTTCGAGTCCCCAGTGGAGATCCTTCACTACGGAGGACGCGTGGTAGGACTTCGCACCGAACGGACCGAACTTGACGGCACCGGCAACGTCCGGGGCACCGGCTCTTTCACCGACTGGCCGGTTCAGGCGGTCTACCGAGCCGTGGGCTACGAGTCCGACCCGCTCCCCGGCCTTCCCTTCGACCCGGAAGCGGCCGTCATTCCCAATGATGGCGGGCACATTCTCCACACCCCGGGCGGAACCCCGGTGCCGGGACTGTATGCGACGGGCTGGATCAAGCGGGGCCCCATCGGACTCATTGGCAATACCAAGTCGGATGCCAAGCAGACCACAGACATGCTCCTCGCCGATGCCACGGCCGGTCAGCTCACTGCTCCGACATACGCCGAAAGCAGCGCGATCATCGAGCTGCTGGATTCGCGCGGTGTGGACTACACGACGTGGGAGGGGTGGTACCAGCTTGATGCCGCCGAGCGCGCCCTTGGCGAAAGCTCCGGGGTGCCCGGGCGTGAGCGCAAGAAGATCGTCGAGTGGGACGAGATGGTCACCCATGCTCGCGCCGTCGGGGTTACCACCTAG
- a CDS encoding AbgT family transporter has protein sequence MSNTAEKDREQQKEKKGGLGDRLLNGIEYVGNKLPEPFTLFLILFLITGVASTIMAVQDISVPVPGSEDELTIRGLFTGEGMTWLTTTMGSNYIGFPPLVTVLPILLATGVAERSGMLSALIRKLFGSAKRWILPYAVGIVGVTASIMADAAFVVVPPLAAMVFKAAGRHPVAGLLGGFAAVGAGYSTALFPTSLDALFAGITNAVMATLPGLATTEVNPVSNYYFNIASAIVLGLLAGFITDKVLEPRMVRQGVPTEETLSDEDASQRGDRDAEGNELSATLTSEENRGLVASLLAAVALTIVFLWAFLMPSSPWRNDAGNFLPQSPLLQSIVFIVFSYFMVMGIVYGLYVGTVKSVSDIVKMMGLALKDMMGFLVLAFILGQFVALFAWTGIGTYTAVKGAAFLESIGLTGFGAILAFIVLASLLNLLIISGSAMWTLMAAVFVPMFALIGFEPAFTQAAFRVGDSATQVITPLNPYMIVILGLLRRYEPNAGLGTLMSRLVPFVIPFWLSWATLLAIWYFADLPLGPGAQIFLQ, from the coding sequence ATGAGTAATACCGCAGAGAAAGACCGTGAACAGCAGAAAGAGAAGAAGGGCGGCTTAGGGGACCGGCTCCTCAACGGAATTGAGTACGTGGGCAACAAGCTGCCCGAGCCTTTTACCCTCTTCCTCATCCTCTTCCTCATCACGGGCGTGGCCTCCACCATCATGGCGGTCCAGGACATCAGCGTTCCCGTGCCTGGTTCGGAAGATGAACTCACCATCCGCGGCCTGTTTACCGGCGAGGGAATGACCTGGCTGACCACCACGATGGGTTCCAACTACATCGGCTTCCCGCCCCTGGTCACCGTGCTCCCGATCCTGTTGGCCACGGGAGTGGCCGAGCGCTCGGGCATGCTCTCGGCGCTGATCCGCAAGCTCTTCGGCTCGGCTAAGCGCTGGATCCTGCCCTACGCCGTCGGCATCGTGGGTGTCACCGCCTCGATCATGGCCGACGCCGCCTTCGTCGTCGTCCCGCCACTGGCCGCCATGGTGTTCAAGGCGGCGGGCCGCCACCCGGTCGCCGGCCTACTAGGTGGCTTTGCCGCCGTTGGCGCGGGCTACTCCACCGCATTGTTCCCGACCAGCCTCGATGCCCTCTTCGCTGGCATCACCAACGCCGTCATGGCTACCCTGCCCGGCCTGGCCACCACCGAGGTCAACCCGGTCTCGAACTACTACTTCAACATCGCCTCCGCGATTGTCCTGGGCCTGCTCGCCGGTTTCATCACCGATAAGGTCCTCGAGCCGCGCATGGTGCGTCAGGGCGTGCCCACGGAGGAGACCCTCAGCGACGAGGATGCTTCCCAGCGCGGCGATCGCGATGCCGAAGGCAACGAGCTCTCCGCCACCTTGACCAGCGAGGAAAACCGCGGCCTCGTCGCCTCCCTCTTGGCCGCCGTCGCCCTCACGATCGTGTTCCTCTGGGCCTTCCTCATGCCTAGCTCCCCCTGGCGCAATGACGCCGGCAACTTCCTGCCGCAGTCCCCGCTCCTGCAGTCGATCGTGTTCATTGTCTTCTCCTACTTCATGGTCATGGGCATCGTCTACGGCCTCTACGTGGGCACCGTGAAATCGGTATCGGACATCGTGAAGATGATGGGCCTCGCGCTCAAGGACATGATGGGTTTCCTTGTGCTGGCGTTCATCCTCGGCCAGTTCGTCGCCCTCTTCGCCTGGACCGGCATCGGCACGTACACCGCCGTCAAGGGTGCGGCCTTCCTCGAATCGATCGGGCTCACCGGTTTCGGCGCCATCCTCGCTTTCATCGTCCTCGCCTCGCTGCTCAACCTGCTCATCATCTCCGGCTCCGCCATGTGGACGCTCATGGCGGCGGTCTTCGTGCCCATGTTCGCGCTCATCGGCTTCGAGCCCGCCTTCACCCAGGCAGCTTTCCGCGTCGGTGACTCCGCGACCCAGGTGATCACCCCGCTGAACCCGTACATGATTGTCATCCTGGGGCTGCTGCGCCGTTACGAACCGAATGCCGGATTGGGCACGCTCATGTCCCGTCTCGTGCCCTTCGTCATTCCGTTCTGGCTCTCCTGGGCCACCCTGCTCGCCATCTGGTACTTTGCCGACCTGCCCCTTGGCCCCGGTGCCCAGATCTTCCTCCAATAA
- a CDS encoding phosphoadenylyl-sulfate reductase yields the protein MNLLSAATRDPQVSPPGPHTTEPLDPETAQRNAELVDTFAEDLNNAPAETILAWAAEHVPGAVAVTVSMENTVLAELAARHLPQADFLFLDTGYHFEQTLAVADGVDKHYPQRLVRVRPVLTRAEQDATYGVALYGRDPAACCRMRKVEPLAVSLSPYAGWVTGLRRADGPTRAQAPALSLDATGRLKISPIITWSLEDTDAFIADNDLIRHPLTTQGYPSIGCATCTLPVADGDDPRAGRWAGNAKTECGLHT from the coding sequence ATGAACCTACTCTCCGCCGCCACGCGCGACCCCCAAGTCAGCCCACCCGGCCCGCACACCACCGAACCACTCGATCCGGAGACGGCTCAGCGCAATGCCGAGCTCGTCGACACCTTCGCCGAGGACCTCAACAACGCGCCCGCCGAAACCATCCTCGCCTGGGCCGCTGAGCACGTTCCCGGCGCGGTCGCGGTGACCGTGTCCATGGAGAACACCGTGCTCGCGGAGTTGGCCGCGCGGCATCTGCCGCAGGCAGACTTCCTTTTCCTTGATACCGGTTACCACTTTGAGCAGACGCTGGCGGTAGCGGACGGCGTCGATAAGCACTACCCACAGCGACTTGTGCGAGTCCGGCCGGTGCTTACCCGCGCTGAGCAGGATGCCACCTATGGGGTGGCGTTGTACGGGCGCGACCCGGCGGCGTGTTGCCGGATGCGCAAGGTCGAGCCGCTGGCCGTGAGCCTGAGCCCCTATGCGGGGTGGGTGACCGGGTTGCGGCGCGCCGACGGGCCGACCCGCGCGCAGGCTCCGGCGCTGAGCCTCGATGCCACGGGGCGGCTGAAGATCTCCCCGATCATCACGTGGTCGCTGGAGGACACCGACGCCTTCATCGCGGACAACGACCTCATCCGGCATCCCCTGACCACGCAGGGCTACCCCTCCATTGGGTGCGCCACCTGCACCCTTCCCGTCGCCGATGGCGATGACCCCCGGGCCGGCCGCTGGGCTGGCAACGCCAAAACAGAATGCGGATTGCACACATGA
- a CDS encoding nitrite/sulfite reductase gives MTPTATVTESREKAAPSARPRRAKKPEGQWKIDGRAPLNHAEEVKQEEDALAVKQRVIDVYSQQGFDSIPADDLNPRFKWLGIYTQRRQDLGGELTGQVSDEELQDKYLMMRVRFDGGLASPERLRVVGEISRDYARSTADFTDRQNIQLHWIRIEDVPAIWDKLDTVGLSTLLGCGDVPRIILGSPVAGVSAEEIIDATPAIEKIQQELLPNPEFHNLPRKFKSAISGHSRQDVTHEIQDISFIGSVHPEHGPGFECFVGGGLSTNPMLAQSLGAWIPLEEVPDVWAGVARLFRDYGFRRLRNRARLKFLVAQWGIEKFREVLEKEYLGKPLIDGPHQPINPGYRDHIGAHPQKDGKFYLGVKPTVGHTTGEQLIAIADVAERFGIERIRTTAEKELLFLDIERTDLTALSAALDETGLFSKPSEWRRNIISCTGLEFCKLAHATTKARAVELVDELEERIGDIDVPVRIALNGCPNSCARTQVADIGFKGQTVTDDEGNRVEGFQVHLGGSMNINANFGRKVKGHKVIADEVGDYVVRVVGHFTQQRHEEETFQEWVQRADEEDLK, from the coding sequence ATGACACCCACCGCAACGGTGACTGAATCACGGGAGAAGGCGGCGCCTAGCGCGCGACCGCGCCGGGCGAAGAAGCCGGAAGGCCAATGGAAGATTGACGGCCGAGCGCCGCTCAACCACGCCGAGGAAGTCAAGCAGGAGGAAGACGCGCTCGCTGTGAAGCAGCGCGTGATCGATGTCTACTCCCAGCAGGGCTTTGATTCCATCCCGGCGGATGACCTAAACCCCAGGTTCAAGTGGCTGGGGATCTACACGCAACGCCGCCAGGATTTGGGTGGTGAACTGACGGGCCAGGTCTCCGATGAGGAGCTACAGGATAAGTACCTCATGATGCGGGTGCGCTTCGACGGCGGCCTGGCCTCCCCGGAGCGCCTCCGCGTAGTCGGCGAGATCAGCCGTGATTATGCCCGGTCCACGGCGGACTTCACCGATCGGCAGAACATCCAATTGCATTGGATTCGCATCGAAGATGTGCCGGCGATCTGGGACAAGCTCGATACGGTGGGGCTGAGCACCCTCTTGGGCTGCGGGGACGTCCCGCGCATTATCTTGGGCTCGCCGGTGGCCGGGGTGAGCGCGGAGGAAATCATCGATGCCACTCCGGCGATTGAGAAGATCCAACAGGAGCTGCTGCCCAACCCGGAGTTCCACAACCTGCCGCGCAAGTTCAAATCCGCCATTTCGGGCCACTCGCGCCAGGATGTCACCCACGAGATCCAGGACATTTCCTTCATTGGTTCAGTCCACCCGGAGCACGGCCCCGGTTTCGAGTGCTTCGTCGGAGGTGGGCTGTCCACCAACCCGATGCTCGCGCAATCACTGGGCGCGTGGATACCGCTCGAGGAGGTGCCGGACGTGTGGGCCGGGGTGGCGCGCCTGTTCCGGGACTATGGTTTCCGTCGCCTGCGCAACCGGGCGCGGTTGAAGTTCTTGGTGGCCCAGTGGGGCATCGAGAAGTTCCGCGAGGTCCTGGAGAAGGAATACCTGGGCAAGCCGCTCATCGATGGCCCCCATCAGCCCATCAATCCGGGTTACCGCGACCACATTGGCGCGCACCCACAAAAGGATGGCAAGTTCTATCTCGGGGTGAAGCCGACCGTGGGGCACACGACCGGCGAGCAGCTCATTGCTATCGCTGATGTCGCCGAGCGTTTCGGAATCGAGCGCATCCGCACCACCGCAGAGAAGGAGTTGCTCTTCCTCGACATCGAGCGCACGGACCTCACTGCGCTCTCCGCCGCGTTGGATGAGACGGGGTTGTTCTCGAAGCCCTCAGAGTGGCGGCGCAACATCATCTCGTGCACCGGCCTGGAGTTTTGCAAGCTCGCGCACGCCACCACGAAAGCCCGGGCCGTCGAATTGGTCGATGAGCTGGAGGAGCGGATCGGCGACATCGACGTGCCGGTGCGGATCGCGCTCAATGGCTGTCCCAATTCCTGCGCCCGCACGCAGGTCGCCGATATCGGTTTCAAGGGCCAGACCGTCACCGATGACGAGGGCAACCGGGTTGAGGGCTTCCAGGTTCACCTGGGCGGATCGATGAACATCAACGCCAATTTTGGTCGAAAGGTCAAAGGTCACAAGGTCATCGCCGACGAGGTCGGGGATTACGTCGTCCGCGTCGTCGGGCACTTCACCCAACAGCGCCACGAAGAAGAAACCTTCCAGGAATGGGTCCAGCGCGCCGACGAGGAGGACCTGAAGTGA
- a CDS encoding sirohydrochlorin chelatase produces MTALITLSHGSRHPSASGGIRRLTRAAGQLIDAPAFDAHLDFTEPTLPDVALQLAAAGHREAVVVPLLFTDAFHARHDVPAVVSVAAEVSGLALHVAPGLGTGEEVAGVLSQRVALDAPTGAHVVLYPVGTTDPAAHGRLVELGARVAELSGHSVCVVPATGPAGSGGAGVIEAAMGRRAVHVLPLFVTDGLLLDRLREQLPRIAAATGARFTSSPPLSIDLAAVVAARYQAALPLPAV; encoded by the coding sequence ATGACCGCGCTGATCACCCTCTCCCACGGCTCGCGCCACCCTAGCGCGAGCGGCGGTATCCGCCGTCTCACCCGGGCTGCCGGGCAGCTTATCGACGCCCCCGCCTTCGACGCTCACCTCGACTTCACCGAGCCCACCCTCCCGGATGTTGCCCTCCAGCTGGCCGCCGCCGGGCATCGGGAAGCGGTCGTCGTGCCCTTGCTGTTCACCGATGCGTTCCACGCGCGGCACGACGTGCCCGCGGTCGTGTCCGTCGCCGCGGAGGTGAGCGGGCTCGCCCTCCACGTTGCCCCCGGCCTGGGTACCGGTGAGGAGGTCGCCGGTGTGCTCTCCCAGCGCGTGGCCCTCGATGCACCCACCGGTGCCCACGTCGTGCTCTACCCGGTGGGCACGACTGATCCAGCAGCGCACGGGCGGCTCGTTGAGCTGGGTGCCCGCGTGGCGGAGCTGTCCGGGCACTCCGTTTGCGTGGTCCCGGCCACCGGCCCGGCTGGCAGCGGGGGAGCGGGCGTCATCGAGGCGGCCATGGGACGTCGGGCGGTACACGTGCTTCCCCTGTTCGTTACCGACGGCCTGCTGCTCGACCGCCTCCGCGAACAGCTCCCTCGCATCGCCGCCGCTACCGGGGCCCGGTTCACCTCCTCCCCGCCGCTGAGCATCGACCTCGCGGCAGTCGTCGCCGCCCGCTACCAAGCCGCGCTTCCCCTTCCGGCCGTCTAA